From a single Triplophysa rosa linkage group LG1, Trosa_1v2, whole genome shotgun sequence genomic region:
- the LOC130556765 gene encoding fucolectin-1-like encodes MQFSMASRDMDKLIHLILLSGLCIPGSLAENLAFKGTVTQSSTYLTWLPQHAIDGVRYGPDPDDVTYCSATTSESDPWWRLDLLDYYDIGTVIITARPDEHLEQTNGAEIRIGNSLDNNGNNNPICAVTSDPLPGQTISYSCHGMEGRYVNVIMPGRTSHLTLCEVEVYGVLRYRQKTFLRLKLSSSVDVAAESGKILHQLQSALASHISDFNLSWTQLPEKEEEPRADRFKYTHFNNMF; translated from the exons CAGAGACATGGACAAACTCATTCATCTGATCTTACTCTCTG GTCTTTGTATTCCAGGTAGTTTAGCAG agaatttagcatttaaaggaacagtgacACAGTCATCCACATATCTCACCTGGCTACCTCAACATGCCATAGATGGTGTCAGATATGGACCAGACCCAGATGATGTTACATATTGCTCTGCTACAACATCTGAGAGTGACCCATGGTGGAGGCTGGATCTCTTGGATTATTATGACATCGGTACAGTGATCATCACTGCTAGACCAGACGAACATTTGGAACAAACCAACGGAGCAGAGATTCGTATTGGAAACTCACTGGACAACAATGGAAACAACAATCCCAT atGTGCTGTGACTTCTGATCCTCTACCTGGTCAAACCATCAGTTACTCGTGTCATGGGATGGAGGGACGTTATGTGAATGTGATCATGCCTGGACGTACATCTCATCTCACTCTGTGTGAAGTGGAGGTCTATGGAG TTTTACGTTATAGACAAAAAACCTTTTTGAGACTGAAATTGTCCTCCAGTGTTGATGTAGCTGCTGAGAGCGGCAAAATCCTCCATCAG CTGCAGTCTGCTCTGGCATCACACATCTCTGATTTTAATCTGTCCTGGACACAACTACCTGAGAAAGAAGAAGAACCAAGAGCTGACAGATTCAAGTACACACACTT